A section of the Agarivorans litoreus genome encodes:
- a CDS encoding DeoR/GlpR family transcriptional regulator — MKQTQRHQQILQVIKTQGFVATEELVESLNVSPQTIRRDLNVLAEQKLIHRHHGGASLLSSSVVNDSYSSRKIKQHLEKESIAQKIAEQIPNGASLFLDIGTTAETIARALLEHRDLRIITNNIHVASLLMVKDDFNVIMAGGALRNKDGGIVGEATIDFIKQFRLDYGIVTVSGIDLDGSLLDFDYHEVRVTQAIIASSRNVILAADHSKFGRNAMINIGNIAQIDHLYTDRPVPQDISEILKQQDVQLTLCPTQLSS; from the coding sequence GTGAAGCAGACTCAACGCCATCAACAAATCTTGCAGGTGATAAAAACCCAAGGCTTTGTGGCTACCGAAGAATTAGTAGAATCACTTAATGTAAGCCCGCAAACCATTCGCCGCGACCTTAATGTATTGGCCGAACAGAAGCTGATTCACCGCCACCATGGTGGTGCTTCGTTACTATCGAGTAGCGTAGTGAACGACTCTTATTCCAGTAGAAAGATCAAACAACATCTTGAAAAAGAAAGCATTGCTCAGAAAATTGCCGAGCAAATTCCTAATGGCGCATCGCTGTTTTTGGATATTGGTACCACCGCCGAAACGATTGCAAGAGCATTATTGGAGCACCGCGATTTACGCATTATCACCAACAATATTCATGTTGCATCACTACTTATGGTTAAAGACGACTTTAATGTGATTATGGCCGGCGGCGCGTTGCGTAATAAAGATGGCGGCATAGTGGGTGAAGCCACCATCGACTTCATAAAACAATTTCGCCTAGATTATGGGATAGTAACGGTGAGCGGCATTGATTTAGATGGTTCGCTACTAGACTTTGACTACCATGAAGTAAGGGTGACTCAGGCCATTATTGCCAGTTCTCGCAACGTTATTCTTGCCGCAGACCACAGTAAGTTTGGCCGTAACGCGATGATTAACATTGGCAATATCGCGCAAATTGACCACTTGTATACCGATCGACCAGTGCCACAAGACATCAGCGAAATCCTTAAACAACAAGACGTACAGTTAACACTTTGCCCTACTCAGTTAAGCAGTTAA
- a CDS encoding MBL fold metallo-hydrolase: MKIHQLEGYIQNVFLIEYPNKLLLLDGCCRADVAMLRRFICEQLARPLSQLKLVMVSHMHPDHAGGASYLQRRYQLSIAGAEHPGEWYQGIAGRCNHLVDLALAHYVAKRHRRAKANLWYSPKLNFTHRLKDGQSLPGFEDWQVLFTPGHTDRDLSLYHPATKTLYVADCILRVKGKLICPFPISSPRQYRGSIERFSQLQVDNYLLAHGEGGKISQAELQQLQQLCPEQATSYKGFLGELLRKRLTA, translated from the coding sequence ATGAAGATCCATCAGTTGGAAGGCTATATTCAGAATGTTTTTTTGATTGAGTATCCGAACAAGTTGCTGTTGCTGGATGGTTGTTGCCGCGCTGATGTTGCAATGCTTAGGCGTTTTATTTGTGAACAGTTAGCACGACCACTTAGCCAACTAAAGTTGGTGATGGTAAGCCATATGCACCCGGATCATGCCGGCGGGGCCAGTTACCTGCAGCGTCGCTACCAGCTTTCTATTGCAGGTGCAGAGCACCCCGGCGAGTGGTATCAAGGTATTGCTGGAAGGTGTAATCACTTAGTGGATTTAGCCTTAGCGCATTATGTTGCGAAGCGGCATCGGCGGGCTAAAGCCAATTTGTGGTATTCGCCCAAACTCAACTTTACCCATCGGCTTAAAGATGGTCAGAGCTTACCGGGGTTTGAAGACTGGCAAGTGTTGTTTACTCCGGGCCATACCGACCGTGACTTATCGCTTTATCACCCAGCGACTAAAACCTTGTATGTGGCCGACTGTATATTGCGGGTTAAAGGAAAGTTGATTTGTCCCTTTCCGATCAGCAGTCCTCGTCAATATCGAGGCTCAATTGAAAGGTTTAGCCAGCTACAAGTTGATAATTACTTATTGGCTCATGGCGAGGGCGGCAAGATTAGCCAAGCAGAACTCCAACAGTTGCAGCAACTATGTCCTGAACAGGCTACCAGCTATAAAGGCTTTCTTGGTGAACTGCTGCGCAAGCGCTTAACTGCTTAA